From Paenibacillus graminis, a single genomic window includes:
- a CDS encoding RtcB family protein, with product MNFNEQQPGGYVPRYKHELALPGGDLKVYASEQLFAALDYKVLEMANNNLQIPNIEYMSYTPDVHVGVGTCIGTTAVWDAAEGYVSPSIVGSDIGCGMRVHLTTLHKDDLREVKLRRKLVRAIEKYLPMEQQQRGTYSDIRLENIVRKGLHGLPNKYVPDSYTPKKSSALSHVEISKLSFDEEILNELPDMAWHRGHRQLGTLGGGNHFVEIQEIEIAEEQRELAEAWGLRDGQIAVMIHSGSRAWGGMVNQFCTPAFAKVMGQLGLGSADPRLIYAPLAHPQARRYVNLMYSALNYAVVNRHLIAYAVREGFRDVFGPKCELRTLYDLMHNYAWQEQTAAGTKFVHRKGATRALPAGHPDNPRPYAATGHPALIPGSMGTASYIMVGQPGGEENYYSICHGAGRIRSRSAKKRLVSVNDFSKSLRVGREDEIVVNQHSLESIIDESPQAYKNVDEIIESVTGAGLAAVVAKCKPLAAIKGTK from the coding sequence ATGAATTTTAATGAACAGCAACCGGGCGGCTATGTACCCCGTTATAAGCATGAGCTTGCCCTGCCGGGCGGCGATCTGAAGGTGTATGCCAGTGAGCAGTTGTTTGCCGCGCTGGATTACAAGGTGCTGGAGATGGCGAACAACAATCTGCAAATTCCAAATATCGAATATATGAGCTATACCCCGGATGTGCATGTAGGCGTCGGAACCTGCATCGGCACTACGGCGGTATGGGATGCCGCTGAAGGCTATGTGTCTCCATCCATTGTGGGCAGCGATATAGGCTGCGGCATGCGCGTGCATCTGACTACACTCCACAAGGACGATCTGCGTGAAGTGAAGCTGCGCCGGAAGCTGGTGCGCGCCATCGAGAAATATTTACCGATGGAGCAGCAGCAGCGGGGCACTTACAGTGATATCCGCCTGGAAAACATCGTCCGCAAGGGGCTGCACGGATTGCCGAACAAGTATGTGCCGGACAGCTACACCCCAAAGAAGTCGAGTGCATTGTCACATGTCGAAATCAGCAAGCTCAGCTTTGACGAGGAGATTCTGAACGAGCTGCCAGACATGGCCTGGCACCGGGGGCACCGCCAGCTTGGAACACTGGGCGGCGGCAATCACTTTGTGGAAATTCAGGAGATTGAAATTGCGGAAGAGCAGCGTGAGCTGGCTGAAGCCTGGGGACTGCGGGACGGGCAGATTGCGGTAATGATTCACTCCGGCTCCCGGGCCTGGGGAGGCATGGTCAACCAGTTCTGCACACCGGCTTTCGCCAAGGTGATGGGCCAGCTGGGCCTGGGCAGCGCCGATCCGCGCCTGATCTATGCTCCGCTTGCGCATCCACAGGCCCGGCGCTATGTCAACCTGATGTACTCGGCGCTGAATTATGCGGTGGTGAACCGCCACCTGATCGCCTACGCGGTCCGCGAAGGGTTCCGCGATGTGTTCGGACCGAAATGCGAGCTGCGGACCCTCTACGACTTGATGCACAACTATGCCTGGCAAGAGCAGACGGCTGCCGGGACCAAGTTCGTGCACCGCAAAGGGGCAACCCGGGCGCTGCCAGCCGGGCATCCGGATAATCCCCGGCCTTATGCCGCTACCGGACATCCGGCGCTGATTCCGGGCTCCATGGGTACGGCCTCCTACATCATGGTCGGCCAGCCCGGAGGGGAAGAGAATTATTATTCCATCTGTCATGGCGCCGGCCGTATCCGTTCTCGTTCCGCCAAGAAGCGGCTGGTGTCGGTCAATGATTTTTCCAAGTCGCTGAGGGTTGGCCGGGAGGATGAGATTGTCGTCAATCAGCATTCCCTCGAATCTATCATTGACGAATCGCCTCAGGCCTATAAGAATGTAGATGAGATCATAGAGAGCGTTACGGGCGCCGGACTGGCTGCTGTCGTGGCCAAATGCAAGCCGCTCGCAGCGATAAAGGGGACCAAGTAA
- a CDS encoding ATP-binding protein has product MEKENKKHTVIYKYDENATGMIKGYDAYARLVDGILEALHTRYGVRYELYASDDPNSEYWKLLENDVQSGHPGVEHVARIFDRLEDRTFVYDDDKEQPEYSIHLSIRNNVLAYPGMGVALARVPVFQENGINFQDYVFAASDEQLQGFLGNVRKRQREQNINKVTVFTDRRNGIFREDEPITRSVGREAVVLEAGIKKEIYRSLDQFFDSDRSFYVTYDIPYKRGILLYGHPGNGKTTLVKSIAGSVPGPVVYWQITEYTSSESVNEVFEAAARLAPMVLVIEDIDSMPQEVRSFFLNTLDGATSKEGIFLIGTTNYPEKIDPGLMNRAGRFDRAYEIKMPDEELRLEYLKLRGFTAFAGEEGVAAAARLTADFSLTQLGELYVSAALEWHENGRADVEALVRGMRSELDKGRKREWMKDASSAIGFY; this is encoded by the coding sequence ATGGAGAAAGAGAACAAGAAGCATACTGTAATTTACAAATACGACGAAAACGCCACGGGCATGATCAAGGGCTACGATGCCTATGCACGCCTGGTGGATGGAATTCTTGAAGCTTTGCACACCCGGTATGGCGTCCGCTACGAGCTGTATGCCAGTGACGATCCGAACAGTGAATACTGGAAGCTGCTGGAGAATGATGTGCAGAGCGGACATCCCGGTGTGGAGCATGTGGCGCGGATTTTCGACCGTCTGGAGGACCGGACGTTTGTGTATGACGATGACAAGGAGCAGCCGGAATACAGCATCCATTTGTCGATCCGCAACAATGTGCTGGCTTATCCGGGGATGGGAGTGGCTCTGGCGCGGGTTCCTGTATTCCAGGAGAACGGCATCAACTTTCAGGACTATGTTTTCGCTGCTTCTGACGAGCAGCTGCAAGGGTTTCTGGGCAATGTACGCAAGCGGCAGCGGGAGCAGAATATCAACAAGGTGACGGTGTTCACCGACAGACGCAATGGTATCTTCCGTGAGGATGAGCCGATAACACGTTCGGTTGGACGCGAGGCTGTCGTGCTGGAAGCGGGGATCAAAAAAGAGATTTACCGCTCGCTCGACCAATTCTTCGATTCGGACCGCAGCTTTTATGTTACCTATGACATTCCCTACAAAAGAGGAATTCTGCTCTACGGCCACCCCGGCAACGGCAAGACCACACTGGTCAAGTCCATCGCCGGGAGCGTGCCCGGTCCGGTCGTCTATTGGCAGATTACCGAATACACGAGCAGTGAATCGGTGAATGAGGTGTTCGAGGCCGCCGCCCGGCTGGCGCCGATGGTGCTGGTGATCGAGGATATCGATTCCATGCCGCAGGAGGTCAGATCCTTTTTCCTGAATACGCTGGACGGGGCCACCTCCAAGGAAGGGATTTTTCTAATCGGAACGACCAACTATCCGGAGAAAATAGACCCCGGCCTCATGAACCGCGCAGGACGTTTTGACCGTGCGTATGAAATTAAGATGCCGGATGAGGAGCTGCGGCTGGAGTATCTGAAGCTGCGCGGCTTCACGGCTTTTGCCGGAGAAGAGGGCGTTGCCGCCGCCGCGCGTCTGACTGCAGATTTCTCCCTGACCCAGCTCGGTGAGCTCTACGTCAGCGCCGCTCTGGAATGGCATGAGAATGGCCGGGCCGATGTCGAGGCACTTGTCCGCGGAATGCGGAGTGAGCTGGACAAGGGGCGCAAGCGGGAATGGATGAAGGACGCTTCTTCGGCCATTGGATTTTACTAA
- a CDS encoding metallophosphoesterase family protein has product MKVGVVSDTHLSSRAKGLPSVLMEEFSKVDMILHLGDWVSLEIYDLLAELAPVEGIAGNNDGAEIIRRLGERKIVTLEGVRIGMIHGHAPYSRKGTDGNALLAFEGEKVDCILFGHSHQPLLRQEGDILLFNPGSPTDKRREKQYSFGLMDIEEGKISARHIFYDSRE; this is encoded by the coding sequence ATGAAGGTAGGAGTGGTATCGGATACGCATCTCTCAAGCAGGGCCAAAGGGCTGCCCTCTGTGCTTATGGAGGAATTCAGCAAGGTGGATATGATTCTGCATCTGGGTGATTGGGTATCGCTGGAGATCTATGATCTGCTGGCAGAGCTGGCCCCCGTGGAAGGAATTGCCGGCAATAACGACGGGGCTGAGATTATCCGGCGGCTGGGAGAGCGCAAGATCGTCACGCTGGAAGGTGTGCGGATCGGAATGATTCATGGACACGCGCCTTACTCCCGCAAGGGAACCGACGGGAACGCGCTGCTCGCTTTTGAAGGCGAGAAGGTGGACTGCATCCTGTTTGGCCATTCCCACCAGCCGCTGCTGCGGCAGGAGGGGGATATTCTGCTGTTCAATCCCGGCTCACCTACGGATAAGCGGCGGGAGAAGCAGTATTCGTTCGGCCTCATGGATATTGAGGAGGGCAAGATCAGCGCACGCCATATTTTCTACGATTCCAGGGAATAG
- a CDS encoding HAD family hydrolase — MDNSNDKLAIFFDLDDTLYDHLIPFREAVREVLRPDEDHLNYADLFYKVRHHSDLLWPKYLRGELELEETRVRRLELAFAEYGLELDREQASKVQAAYIGRQYSIEMIEGVAEQLQRFISLGHKVGIITNGPQDHQMSKLRGLGVDRLIPEEMIFISDAVGLAKPDPAIFAYVNRMTGTTAEHSLYIGDTWDNDVVGALDAGWKVCWYNPRGRQPGTEHKPSYIFASYREFSELPLI, encoded by the coding sequence GTGGATAACAGCAATGATAAGCTAGCTATATTTTTTGATCTGGATGATACGCTGTACGACCATCTGATCCCTTTCCGGGAAGCGGTACGCGAGGTGCTGAGGCCGGATGAGGACCATTTGAATTATGCGGATCTCTTCTACAAGGTAAGGCATCACAGTGATCTGCTCTGGCCGAAGTATCTGCGCGGCGAACTTGAGCTTGAAGAAACGCGTGTACGGCGGCTGGAGCTGGCTTTTGCAGAATATGGTCTGGAACTGGACCGTGAGCAGGCGTCCAAGGTGCAGGCAGCATACATCGGCCGCCAGTACAGCATTGAGATGATCGAAGGGGTCGCTGAACAGCTTCAGCGTTTTATTTCCCTGGGACATAAGGTAGGGATCATTACGAATGGTCCTCAGGACCATCAGATGAGCAAGCTGCGCGGACTGGGCGTCGACAGGCTGATCCCTGAAGAGATGATTTTTATCTCGGATGCGGTTGGACTGGCCAAGCCGGACCCGGCAATCTTTGCTTATGTGAACCGGATGACCGGGACAACGGCCGAGCACTCGCTCTACATAGGGGATACGTGGGACAATGATGTTGTCGGAGCGCTTGATGCAGGCTGGAAGGTGTGCTGGTACAATCCACGGGGCAGACAGCCGGGAACGGAGCATAAGCCGAGTTACATCTTCGCCAGCTACCGTGAATTCAGTGAGCTTCCTTTGATTTAA
- a CDS encoding FAD:protein FMN transferase, which translates to MLKNTRSTLLLAVFVVILALSVTACGSNKDKNSSPEETAGGAKVSTDGGTKSLEQTFYIYDTVVNIKVFGDKAEQKNMDDIQQMLERMDKEFSRTKEDGELYAVNKAAGKEAVAVSDETLDIVKQSLKYAEEMDGLFDPTIGPLVDLWNIGSGGESVPPQAEIDKAKALTNYKDVIVDEAAKTVKLAKEGMVLDMGGIGKGYAADRIADYLKEQGLDSAMINLGGSSIIALGNKPNGSPWNIGLQDPDQSRGTQLGTIKISDEVIDASGVYERFFMQDGVRYHHILDPRTGFPSQNGLKSITIMSPNATDADALSTGVFLMGLEDGMKYLESLPEKVDAFFITDDNKIYATSDLKKRLQLTDPTYTFAN; encoded by the coding sequence ATGCTCAAGAACACAAGATCGACACTTCTCCTCGCCGTTTTCGTCGTTATCCTCGCTCTGTCTGTCACAGCCTGCGGCAGCAACAAGGACAAGAACAGCAGTCCGGAAGAGACCGCTGGCGGCGCCAAGGTATCCACGGATGGCGGAACGAAGTCCCTGGAGCAGACGTTTTATATTTATGATACCGTTGTGAATATCAAAGTTTTCGGCGACAAGGCCGAGCAGAAAAATATGGATGACATCCAGCAGATGCTGGAGCGCATGGATAAAGAGTTCAGCCGCACCAAGGAAGACGGGGAGTTGTATGCGGTAAATAAGGCTGCCGGCAAAGAGGCCGTTGCTGTCTCCGATGAAACGCTGGATATTGTTAAGCAGTCGCTGAAATACGCCGAGGAAATGGACGGGCTGTTCGACCCGACAATTGGCCCGCTTGTGGATCTGTGGAATATCGGCAGCGGCGGAGAATCGGTTCCTCCTCAGGCGGAGATCGACAAAGCCAAGGCCTTGACCAATTATAAGGATGTTATTGTGGATGAGGCTGCGAAGACCGTCAAGCTGGCCAAAGAAGGCATGGTGCTGGATATGGGCGGGATCGGCAAAGGGTATGCAGCCGACCGCATTGCCGATTATTTGAAAGAGCAGGGGCTGGACAGCGCAATGATCAACCTTGGGGGCAGCAGTATTATTGCGCTTGGGAACAAGCCTAACGGATCGCCCTGGAACATCGGCCTGCAGGACCCGGACCAAAGCCGCGGCACCCAACTGGGAACAATCAAAATTTCGGATGAGGTGATTGATGCCTCCGGTGTGTATGAACGGTTCTTCATGCAGGACGGTGTGCGTTACCACCACATTCTTGACCCGCGCACAGGATTTCCATCCCAGAACGGGCTGAAAAGCATCACCATTATGAGCCCCAACGCAACCGATGCGGATGCCCTGTCTACCGGAGTGTTCCTTATGGGCCTGGAGGATGGCATGAAATACCTTGAATCGCTGCCGGAGAAGGTGGACGCCTTCTTTATCACGGACGACAACAAGATCTATGCAACCTCCGATTTGAAAAAAAGACTGCAGCTCACCGACCCGACCTATACTTTTGCCAATTAA
- a CDS encoding TetR/AcrR family transcriptional regulator translates to MSIDRKALILQAATKSFVQFGYKATTMDQVSKIANVGKGTIYTFFKTKEELFEEILDKASQELTSVMSRLASEDHTFIQKLFNLLDSILEFRSDHELFVKLAQEVRDIGTVQALEGVKRMEEYALDFLRRQIEQAMERGEVKPCDASVAAFMIFRLYLALTTEWNKGHEPLDKNRIKEHMILFISNGILV, encoded by the coding sequence ATGTCCATCGACCGCAAAGCATTAATACTGCAGGCGGCGACCAAATCCTTTGTACAGTTTGGCTATAAAGCCACGACTATGGATCAAGTGTCCAAGATCGCTAATGTAGGCAAAGGTACGATTTATACTTTTTTCAAAACCAAGGAAGAGCTGTTTGAAGAAATTCTGGACAAGGCCTCCCAGGAGCTGACTTCGGTCATGAGCCGTTTGGCGTCCGAGGATCACACCTTTATTCAGAAGCTGTTCAATCTGCTCGACTCCATTCTGGAATTCCGCTCCGATCATGAGCTGTTCGTCAAGCTGGCTCAGGAAGTGCGCGATATCGGTACGGTGCAGGCGCTTGAAGGAGTTAAACGGATGGAGGAATATGCGCTGGATTTCCTGCGGCGGCAGATTGAGCAGGCGATGGAGCGCGGGGAAGTGAAGCCTTGTGATGCCAGTGTGGCAGCGTTTATGATTTTCCGGCTATACTTGGCTTTGACCACGGAATGGAACAAGGGACATGAGCCCCTGGACAAAAACCGGATCAAAGAGCATATGATTTTGTTTATTTCAAATGGCATACTGGTCTAA
- a CDS encoding YhgE/Pip domain-containing protein, translated as MKAITVFLKDMKILLTKPMLVLTLLGVAALPMLYSSFLVDASWDPYGNTGKLPVAVVNLDKGAVYEGKSMEVGKDFVDELKDNDDFKWNFVNAAEAEDGMAHNRYYMTITIPANFSANATTLTEEHPVQAEIVFEPNSDYNFVAGQIGNSAMSKLKAKLSTQITAAYTRSMFEQVDTISEGLGDAGDGATELKAGAGKLQGGLSTLKTNLNKLASGTTELQSGLKLLYNGAGSLKQGTGTLTQGTTDLASGLSQLVQAERQLQAGAVKSQNGAAQLNEGLLASKTGSSQLKEGLTASEAASSQLAAGADQVAKGLEQMMAATPGLQENEQFQQLLAASRQVAAGSQQLHTGQEQLLAGSTKLDAGQQQLAAGAKQLSDGGSQLATGLQAFGQKLNEASAGGSKLAAGAAALNKGAVQLGQGLTKLAGGVDGLSEGAVKLKDGAGELKDGAGKLASGSGELAAKLTDAAADTSSVKSGDDTVNMFAEPVKLTEKTDHKLDHYGLGITPYFLSLALFVGALVFSTVFSLRDSNVPGASPMGRFLSRTLTFVMVSILQSVLADIVLLYGLKLEVQSAPLFFLFTLIVSFCFTMIVQALVTWLDNPGRFLAIVLMIFQLTSSAGTFPLEMLPGWMQKVNPWLPMTHSIAGYKAIIGSGDYALMRVQIVYLLVYAVIFLALTFLYFARQNKRTAAASKELAV; from the coding sequence ATGAAAGCTATTACTGTGTTTCTGAAGGATATGAAAATACTGTTGACCAAGCCCATGCTTGTGCTCACTTTACTGGGTGTTGCGGCGTTGCCGATGCTGTACAGCAGCTTTTTGGTGGATGCCTCCTGGGACCCTTACGGCAATACGGGCAAGCTGCCTGTTGCTGTTGTTAATCTGGATAAGGGAGCTGTCTATGAAGGCAAATCCATGGAAGTGGGGAAGGACTTCGTGGATGAGCTGAAGGACAACGACGACTTCAAGTGGAATTTCGTGAATGCGGCCGAAGCCGAGGATGGCATGGCGCATAACCGTTATTATATGACCATTACGATTCCCGCCAACTTTTCCGCAAATGCGACAACACTGACTGAGGAGCATCCGGTGCAGGCTGAGATTGTGTTCGAGCCGAACAGTGACTATAACTTTGTCGCCGGGCAAATCGGCAACAGTGCGATGAGCAAGCTGAAGGCGAAGCTGTCCACCCAGATTACAGCAGCCTATACCCGCAGCATGTTCGAGCAGGTTGACACGATCTCGGAAGGTCTTGGAGATGCAGGCGACGGTGCAACGGAGCTCAAGGCTGGAGCGGGCAAGCTGCAGGGCGGGCTGTCCACGCTGAAGACCAACCTGAATAAGCTGGCGAGCGGGACAACCGAGCTGCAAAGCGGTCTGAAGCTGCTGTATAATGGCGCGGGCAGCCTGAAGCAAGGCACAGGTACACTTACGCAGGGAACGACAGACTTGGCCAGCGGATTAAGCCAGCTGGTTCAGGCTGAGCGGCAGCTCCAGGCTGGTGCTGTGAAGTCGCAAAATGGCGCGGCACAGCTGAACGAAGGGCTGCTGGCCTCGAAGACGGGCAGCAGCCAGCTGAAGGAGGGACTGACCGCGTCGGAAGCGGCCAGCAGCCAGCTTGCCGCCGGTGCGGATCAGGTGGCCAAGGGGCTGGAGCAGATGATGGCGGCAACGCCCGGCCTGCAGGAGAATGAGCAGTTCCAGCAGCTGCTGGCTGCAAGCCGGCAGGTTGCCGCAGGCAGCCAGCAGCTGCACACCGGCCAGGAGCAGCTGCTGGCCGGCAGTACGAAGCTGGACGCAGGACAGCAGCAATTGGCTGCAGGCGCCAAGCAGCTAAGCGACGGCGGCTCCCAGCTGGCCACAGGGCTGCAGGCCTTCGGCCAGAAGCTGAATGAGGCCAGCGCGGGCGGAAGCAAGCTGGCTGCCGGGGCTGCGGCGCTGAACAAAGGCGCCGTTCAGCTGGGGCAAGGGCTGACCAAGCTTGCGGGAGGCGTAGACGGCCTCTCGGAAGGAGCGGTCAAGCTGAAGGATGGCGCAGGAGAGCTCAAGGACGGCGCGGGCAAGCTGGCCAGCGGAAGCGGTGAGCTTGCGGCGAAGCTGACCGACGCCGCAGCGGACACTTCCAGCGTGAAGTCCGGAGATGATACGGTGAACATGTTCGCCGAGCCGGTCAAGCTCACAGAGAAGACAGATCATAAGCTGGATCACTATGGACTGGGAATCACGCCGTATTTCTTATCGCTTGCCCTGTTCGTGGGAGCGTTGGTGTTCAGTACTGTATTCTCTCTGCGCGATTCGAATGTGCCGGGCGCTTCGCCGATGGGAAGATTTCTGAGCCGGACACTTACATTCGTGATGGTCAGTATACTCCAATCAGTACTTGCCGATATTGTTTTGTTATATGGCCTGAAGCTGGAGGTTCAGAGTGCCCCGCTCTTCTTCCTGTTCACGCTTATCGTCAGCTTCTGCTTCACGATGATTGTTCAGGCACTGGTTACGTGGCTGGATAATCCGGGACGCTTCCTGGCGATTGTATTGATGATCTTCCAGCTGACTTCCAGCGCCGGCACCTTCCCCCTGGAAATGCTGCCAGGCTGGATGCAGAAGGTGAATCCTTGGCTGCCAATGACGCACAGTATCGCCGGCTACAAGGCAATTATCGGCAGCGGAGACTACGCCTTGATGAGAGTGCAAATCGTCTACTTGCTGGTTTACGCTGTGATCTTCCTGGCGCTCACTTTCCTGTACTTTGCGCGCCAGAACAAGCGCACTGCAGCGGCTTCTAAAGAGCTTGCGGTCTAA
- a CDS encoding glycosyltransferase family 2 protein, giving the protein MHDVSIVIPTRNRIKDLTLCIESIGRQTDLEDVSIELLIVDDGDIEEQVLEYFRKVLNRMPQAELRYYRKTKPGVWLSRYEALGLIDGDILLSFDDDAELDDPLYIRRMLDTYAADKSIVGVGGIAKGMSSSRSGKLLGMLTCQMSASPGRLSASTLAGSLLLWGETQDTFETDFFHGCNMSFRASALKDMKPYPWMTSYAVADDIYMCHLASKYGKLVINPDMKITHHESPSSRDKAGRVARATAVNHYYLLNLRKAPVKNYAALLWTLTYLTGKSTLKRNFNAVSGYLSGILFVLNPRKNKYREYMLD; this is encoded by the coding sequence ATGCATGATGTGTCTATCGTAATTCCCACGCGCAACCGGATCAAAGATCTTACGCTGTGCATTGAATCTATCGGCAGGCAGACCGATCTTGAGGATGTCTCGATTGAGCTGCTGATTGTGGACGACGGTGATATTGAGGAGCAGGTACTGGAGTATTTCCGCAAAGTCCTCAACCGGATGCCTCAGGCGGAGCTGCGTTATTACCGCAAAACCAAGCCCGGTGTCTGGCTCTCCCGGTATGAGGCACTGGGACTGATCGATGGAGACATTCTGCTCAGCTTCGACGACGATGCCGAACTGGACGATCCGCTGTACATCCGCCGGATGCTGGATACCTACGCGGCGGACAAGTCAATCGTCGGGGTCGGAGGCATAGCCAAAGGCATGTCCAGCAGCAGATCCGGCAAGCTGCTCGGTATGCTGACCTGCCAAATGTCGGCTTCGCCAGGCCGATTGTCGGCCAGCACACTTGCAGGCTCTCTGCTGCTCTGGGGAGAGACACAGGATACCTTTGAAACGGATTTTTTCCATGGCTGCAATATGTCGTTCCGTGCTTCGGCGCTGAAGGACATGAAGCCTTATCCCTGGATGACCAGCTATGCAGTGGCTGACGATATTTATATGTGCCATCTGGCCAGCAAATACGGCAAGCTCGTGATCAATCCGGATATGAAGATTACCCACCACGAGTCTCCTAGCTCCCGCGACAAGGCGGGCCGGGTCGCGCGGGCCACAGCCGTCAACCATTATTATCTGCTGAATCTGCGTAAAGCCCCGGTGAAAAATTACGCAGCCCTGCTGTGGACCTTGACCTATCTAACCGGCAAATCGACATTGAAGCGCAACTTCAATGCCGTTTCAGGCTACCTCAGCGGCATACTCTTCGTACTGAACCCCCGCAAAAACAAGTACCGTGAGTATATGCTGGACTAG
- a CDS encoding glycosyltransferase family 4 protein produces MHVGIFMHTNYFEDFFVKGLGLSEEEYVSSYHNDFSFDYARLLHTKGIRTTIYNFTRVGDEVRTYQHGIVDCTIKFIPVGRLYKSYCLIPLSHRTPIGKFISQYISTIQKDLAGILREDGISLIYAQEYASGRFERLASTAKELNIPIIAAYHGGSIHKWILPIKKHTLHKASFLTTLNEDEQNSMVSHFPHIAERIRLLPNFVNSAIFYKRDREQALAALGLDPENRYLITVGRLFEYQKGHSLLVQAVEQLRHIPDLKVLIAGGGPDEQSLRALIKEKNLEDRIILLGTIRNKDILASYYSISELFVLPSRYEGLPLVILEAGACGLPTVAFNVMGVRGLVQHGVSGLLAEGLDPSALAASLDTLLGNPELRTEMGEAALRIVRSDYSEEIIGARLYNLLQESLGVDPSAAPFGGDSLAPELGTPV; encoded by the coding sequence ATGCATGTCGGGATCTTTATGCATACTAATTACTTTGAAGATTTCTTCGTAAAAGGCCTGGGTCTCAGTGAAGAGGAATATGTAAGTTCGTATCATAACGATTTTTCTTTCGATTATGCGCGTCTTTTACATACCAAAGGCATCCGCACCACCATTTACAATTTCACCCGGGTGGGCGATGAGGTCCGCACTTATCAGCATGGCATTGTGGATTGCACCATTAAATTCATTCCTGTGGGCAGACTCTATAAATCGTATTGCCTGATCCCGCTCTCCCACCGGACACCCATCGGCAAATTTATCTCCCAATATATATCCACCATTCAAAAGGATCTGGCCGGAATTTTGCGCGAGGACGGGATCAGCCTGATTTATGCCCAGGAATATGCATCCGGACGTTTTGAACGTCTGGCTTCAACGGCCAAGGAGCTGAACATTCCAATCATTGCCGCATATCACGGGGGCAGCATACATAAATGGATATTGCCCATTAAGAAGCATACGCTGCACAAAGCTTCCTTTTTGACAACGCTTAACGAGGATGAGCAGAACAGCATGGTTAGCCATTTCCCGCATATCGCGGAACGGATCCGGCTGCTGCCCAACTTTGTGAATTCAGCGATTTTTTACAAGCGGGACAGGGAGCAGGCGCTGGCGGCGCTTGGGCTGGACCCGGAGAACAGGTATTTGATCACGGTGGGCCGTTTATTTGAATATCAGAAGGGCCATTCCCTGCTGGTTCAAGCTGTGGAGCAGCTCAGGCATATTCCCGACCTGAAGGTACTGATCGCCGGCGGCGGGCCGGATGAGCAGAGCTTAAGGGCGCTGATTAAGGAAAAGAATCTGGAGGACCGCATTATTCTCCTCGGCACGATCCGCAACAAGGATATTCTGGCCAGCTACTACAGTATTTCCGAACTGTTCGTGCTGCCTTCACGGTATGAAGGGCTGCCGCTGGTCATCCTGGAAGCCGGTGCCTGCGGGCTGCCGACGGTTGCCTTTAATGTGATGGGGGTACGCGGGCTGGTGCAGCATGGGGTCAGCGGTCTGCTCGCGGAAGGGCTGGACCCGTCCGCGCTGGCGGCATCACTGGATACCTTGCTCGGAAATCCGGAGCTGCGCACGGAGATGGGGGAAGCAGCCCTTCGGATCGTCCGTTCAGACTACTCGGAGGAGATTATCGGGGCGCGTCTGTATAATCTGCTGCAGGAAAGCTTAGGGGTTGACCCTTCGGCGGCCCCCTTTGGCGGCGACAGCCTGGCACCGGAGCTGGGCACTCCTGTGTAA
- a CDS encoding DsbA family oxidoreductase: MRIDVWSDNACPFCYIGKRRLEHALSQFEGQNKVEVVFRSFQLDPSAPVQATQDVYDMLAAKYGMTREKAIATNAQLAEQAKGVGLEFNFDAVQHTNTFDSHRLAHYAAAKGKGAEMSERLLGAYFTDGHNLADRQELASLAGEVGLDKAEAAAMLETDAFADAVNADIAEGERLNITGVPFFVFNNKYAVSGAQPGPVFSEVLDTVWAEEKNAPELQVIGQPQSKAPDAEGCDDGSCSI; the protein is encoded by the coding sequence ATGAGAATAGATGTATGGTCCGACAATGCCTGTCCATTTTGCTATATCGGCAAAAGACGGCTGGAGCACGCGCTGAGCCAGTTCGAAGGACAAAACAAAGTAGAAGTTGTCTTCCGCAGTTTCCAGCTCGATCCGAGTGCACCGGTGCAGGCCACCCAGGATGTGTATGACATGCTGGCTGCCAAATACGGTATGACCCGTGAGAAGGCGATAGCCACGAACGCCCAACTGGCAGAGCAGGCTAAAGGCGTTGGCCTGGAGTTCAACTTTGATGCCGTGCAGCATACGAATACTTTTGACAGCCACCGTCTGGCTCACTATGCTGCCGCCAAAGGCAAAGGTGCTGAGATGTCCGAGCGGCTGCTGGGTGCTTATTTTACCGATGGACACAATCTGGCGGACCGCCAAGAGCTGGCTTCCCTGGCTGGCGAGGTTGGTCTGGATAAAGCAGAAGCTGCGGCGATGCTGGAAACAGATGCCTTTGCAGATGCGGTGAATGCCGATATTGCGGAAGGAGAGCGCTTGAATATTACAGGTGTACCGTTCTTCGTATTCAATAATAAGTATGCCGTATCGGGTGCTCAGCCGGGTCCGGTCTTCTCCGAGGTGCTGGATACCGTCTGGGCTGAAGAGAAGAATGCACCTGAGCTTCAGGTGATTGGACAACCTCAGTCCAAAGCTCCGGATGCCGAAGGCTGCGATGACGGCTCCTGCAGCATCTGA